One genomic segment of Profundibacter amoris includes these proteins:
- a CDS encoding component of SufBCD complex, which translates to MRSFSNLWYWIALAVVWSTTSHWVLGVPYDMVLRARRHGGQAQQDLEDMVRITTNRLLYILKMTGPVLLAFTSFLLASLGIMAFYYNVEIAQALFLLAFPMSIVGGLSFYTAAQISHDMIRGEALQKRLASHRIVTQGIGMLSIFVTAMYGMYQNMSLGALGQ; encoded by the coding sequence ATGCGGTCATTCTCGAACCTCTGGTACTGGATTGCCCTTGCGGTGGTCTGGTCCACCACCAGTCATTGGGTGCTGGGGGTGCCATATGATATGGTGCTGCGGGCCCGTCGACACGGCGGACAAGCACAGCAAGACCTTGAGGATATGGTGCGCATCACCACCAACCGGTTGTTGTATATCCTGAAGATGACCGGACCGGTATTGCTGGCCTTCACCAGCTTTTTGTTGGCCTCTTTGGGGATTATGGCATTTTACTACAATGTCGAAATCGCGCAGGCGCTGTTTTTGCTGGCCTTCCCGATGAGCATCGTTGGCGGGCTTTCCTTTTATACAGCGGCCCAAATTTCCCATGATATGATCCGTGGCGAAGCCCTGCAAAAAAGATTGGCATCACACAGGATTGTTACGCAAGGCATTGGAATGCTTTCGATTTTTGTTACAGCCATGTACGGAATGTATCAAAATATGTCGCTTGGGGCCTTGGGGCAGTAA